A stretch of the Porifericola rhodea genome encodes the following:
- a CDS encoding bifunctional response regulator/alkaline phosphatase family protein, whose product MQRYSILWADDEIDLLKPHTLFLENKGYELVTVNSGADAIEAFEERHFDIVFLDENMPGMTGLEVLDYIKSSKPNIPVVMITKSEEEMIMEQAIGAKISDYLIKPLNPNQILLSVKKILENKRLVTEKTNLSYQQEFRNISMAFGEDMDHEEWVEVYKKLVYWELEIDNTEEKSMSEVLDMQKEDANNNFARFITDNYESWLNDPDADKPMLSHQLMSKKVFPHLSEGTPVFFIVIDNLRYDQWKIIEPTVLSYFNVDEEDTFYSILPTTTAYSRNAIFSGMMPSDMEKYHSDIWVGDDKEEGKNNNEFEFLKRNLKKQRLDIKSSYNKITQTQQGRQLVDTVPNLLNNDLNVIVYNFVDMLSHARTDLEMIRELAPDESAYRSITRSWFMHSPLLDLFKRIARENAKLVIATDHGTIRVKHPAKIIGDRNTNTNLRYKQGKNLNFDNNKIFAVKKPERLFLPRPNVSTTYAFATQDYFFAYPNNYNYYVNYYRDTFQHGGVSLEEMIVPVITLSNKNG is encoded by the coding sequence ATGCAAAGATATAGCATTTTGTGGGCTGATGACGAAATTGACCTGCTTAAACCTCACACACTTTTTTTAGAAAACAAAGGCTATGAACTGGTAACTGTAAACAGCGGTGCCGATGCTATAGAGGCTTTTGAAGAAAGACATTTTGATATTGTTTTTCTGGATGAGAATATGCCCGGAATGACGGGGCTTGAGGTACTGGACTATATAAAATCCTCTAAGCCAAACATACCGGTAGTCATGATTACCAAAAGCGAAGAGGAGATGATTATGGAGCAGGCCATAGGCGCCAAGATAAGCGACTACCTGATTAAACCACTCAACCCCAACCAGATACTGCTTTCAGTTAAAAAAATACTGGAAAACAAACGTCTGGTAACAGAGAAAACAAACCTCAGCTACCAACAGGAGTTTCGTAATATCAGTATGGCTTTTGGCGAGGATATGGATCATGAAGAATGGGTGGAGGTTTACAAAAAGCTGGTGTACTGGGAGCTTGAGATAGACAATACCGAAGAAAAAAGTATGTCTGAAGTGCTAGACATGCAGAAGGAAGATGCCAACAACAATTTCGCCCGTTTTATCACTGACAATTATGAGTCGTGGCTGAACGACCCTGATGCAGATAAGCCCATGCTATCTCACCAGCTAATGAGCAAAAAAGTTTTTCCTCATCTAAGCGAAGGCACGCCCGTATTTTTTATTGTAATTGATAACCTACGCTACGATCAGTGGAAAATTATAGAGCCTACTGTACTTTCATACTTTAATGTAGACGAAGAAGATACTTTTTACTCCATATTGCCTACTACTACGGCTTATTCACGTAACGCCATTTTCTCTGGTATGATGCCCTCCGATATGGAGAAGTACCATAGCGATATCTGGGTAGGAGATGATAAAGAAGAGGGAAAAAACAATAATGAATTTGAGTTTTTAAAGCGAAATCTCAAAAAGCAAAGGCTGGATATCAAAAGCAGTTATAACAAAATTACACAAACACAGCAGGGCAGGCAGTTGGTAGATACTGTACCCAATTTGCTAAACAATGACCTGAATGTGATTGTGTACAACTTTGTAGATATGCTATCTCATGCGCGTACCGACCTGGAAATGATACGTGAACTAGCTCCGGACGAGTCTGCATACCGCTCCATAACACGCTCATGGTTTATGCACTCTCCCCTTCTGGACTTGTTTAAACGTATTGCTCGCGAAAATGCTAAGCTTGTTATTGCCACAGATCATGGTACCATCAGAGTAAAGCATCCGGCAAAAATTATCGGAGACCGAAATACCAATACAAACCTCCGCTATAAGCAGGGCAAAAACCTTAATTTTGATAACAACAAAATTTTTGCGGTAAAAAAACCTGAGAGACTATTTTTGCCCCGGCCTAATGTATCTACTACTTATGCTTTTGCTACACAAGACTATTTCTTTGCCTATCCTAATAATTATAACTATTATGTTAACTATTATCGGGATACCTTTCAGCATGGAGGGGTATCGTTAGAAGAAATGATTGTACCGGTGATTACGCTTAGCAATAAGAATGGCTGA
- a CDS encoding CPBP family intramembrane glutamic endopeptidase produces MIEEHEEYSTEPNRSIIASLLLLIGFVMLGLIIGNLLGMLISLPFFGSDYQSMMDAFVNPTSSPDARRALLIVQATSSLFGFILSPLLFWALVEKRSLSSLFHEKHLEAVLVLMVGVIVLSFMAANSLVIEWNMSIDFSQFSSSFEEWASTKEEQLKELTEYLTRFESVGGLIVGIVVIAVFPAIGEELVFRGLGQRMLHSLTKNHHAGIWIAAFLFSFIHLQFYGFFPRFLLGALFGYIYYWSGNLWYPIFAHFVNNGFTLVMLYLYQQDATELNVEDTEAVPIATALFALLLTIGLLYYFRNRVTMLRGGHDG; encoded by the coding sequence ATGATAGAAGAACACGAAGAATATAGCACTGAGCCCAATAGAAGTATTATAGCCTCCCTTTTACTACTGATTGGCTTTGTAATGTTGGGCCTGATTATAGGTAACCTTTTGGGTATGCTCATTTCTTTACCTTTTTTTGGTTCGGATTACCAGAGCATGATGGACGCCTTTGTGAATCCTACTTCATCGCCAGATGCACGTCGGGCCTTACTCATAGTACAAGCTACCAGTTCTCTCTTTGGTTTTATTCTTTCTCCCCTGCTTTTCTGGGCCTTGGTAGAAAAGAGGTCGCTTAGTAGCCTCTTTCACGAAAAACATTTAGAGGCGGTACTTGTATTAATGGTAGGTGTTATTGTCCTGAGTTTTATGGCTGCCAACTCCCTCGTTATAGAGTGGAATATGAGCATAGACTTCAGTCAGTTTTCTTCGTCTTTTGAAGAGTGGGCAAGCACCAAAGAAGAGCAACTAAAAGAGTTGACCGAATACTTAACTAGGTTTGAGTCGGTAGGAGGGCTAATTGTAGGTATTGTAGTAATTGCTGTTTTTCCGGCAATAGGTGAAGAATTGGTATTTAGAGGGCTTGGACAGCGGATGCTTCACTCTCTTACCAAAAACCACCATGCAGGCATCTGGATCGCGGCTTTTCTGTTTAGCTTTATACACCTGCAATTTTATGGCTTTTTCCCTCGCTTCTTACTGGGGGCGTTGTTTGGCTATATTTACTACTGGTCGGGTAATCTGTGGTACCCTATATTTGCTCACTTTGTAAACAATGGCTTTACACTGGTGATGCTTTACCTCTATCAGCAGGATGCTACCGAGCTCAACGTTGAAGATACTGAAGCTGTACCTATTGCCACAGCTCTCTTTGCACTGCTACTTACAATAGGTTTGCTCTATTATTTTAGAAACAGAGTAACAATGTTGAGAGGAGGGCATGATGGATAG
- a CDS encoding phosphatidylserine decarboxylase family protein, whose protein sequence is MKIHKEGRTLLLVLLVVLVAANLLAINLLPGRLELQRAIMIASAIFYLLILQFFRSPRIVVQGSEDKVLAPADGKVVVIEEVEEHEYFQGQKRLQVSIFMSPINVHINRNPVSGVIKYFKYHAGQYLVAWHPKSSTDNERTTLVVELANGLEVMVRQIAGAMARRIKWYIDEGDTIQQGEEFGFIKFGSRVDLFLPVGSSVKVNIGDKTKAGRTVIAELPS, encoded by the coding sequence ATGAAAATTCATAAAGAAGGTCGTACATTACTTTTAGTACTACTTGTTGTGCTGGTAGCGGCTAATCTCCTCGCGATTAATTTACTTCCGGGCAGGTTGGAGCTACAACGCGCTATTATGATTGCCAGTGCGATCTTTTACCTGCTAATACTACAATTTTTCCGCAGTCCACGTATTGTGGTCCAGGGTAGCGAAGACAAAGTGCTGGCACCTGCAGATGGCAAAGTGGTGGTAATAGAAGAGGTAGAAGAGCATGAGTATTTTCAGGGCCAAAAGCGCCTACAGGTTTCAATTTTTATGTCACCTATCAATGTGCATATCAATAGAAATCCTGTTTCTGGTGTCATTAAGTATTTTAAATACCATGCTGGCCAGTATCTGGTAGCCTGGCATCCTAAGTCCAGCACCGATAATGAGCGAACTACACTTGTGGTTGAATTGGCCAACGGGCTGGAAGTAATGGTAAGGCAGATAGCTGGTGCTATGGCTCGCCGAATTAAATGGTATATAGACGAAGGAGATACAATACAGCAGGGCGAAGAGTTTGGTTTTATCAAATTTGGCTCGCGAGTAGATTTATTTTTGCCGGTAGGTTCATCGGTAAAAGTAAACATTGGAGATAAAACCAAAGCGGGACGTACAGTAATTGCTGAGTTGCCCTCTTAA
- a CDS encoding DMT family transporter produces MKKTATTKPNTQTTPWLPWLILGALALVWGSSFILIKKGLTAFSAGEVGALRIVSAAAFLLPVSLPKAFRLSRRQLLILLVIGFVGSFIPAFLFATAQTSISSSLTGILNALTPLCTLLLGAAFFGQPITAKNGLGLGIGFIGSIILILGGTGGALGEINLYALLVVGATICYGLNLNIIKNYTPELHPVVITSVSLLIVGPLAVGYLFSYTEFSTHVQASEAFWPLMALIALGVIGTALALIFFNKLVQMQTAVFASSVTYIIPIVAVVWGVLDGESLSVFHFLGMAAILCGVYVANRM; encoded by the coding sequence ATGAAAAAAACAGCTACTACTAAACCCAACACTCAAACTACACCATGGTTACCCTGGCTTATTTTAGGTGCCCTGGCATTGGTGTGGGGTAGCTCATTCATACTAATAAAAAAAGGACTCACAGCTTTTTCTGCCGGAGAGGTAGGAGCTTTAAGAATTGTATCCGCGGCTGCTTTTCTACTACCTGTTTCTTTGCCAAAAGCTTTCAGGTTAAGTCGCAGGCAGCTACTTATACTGCTAGTTATAGGTTTTGTAGGAAGTTTTATTCCCGCTTTTCTGTTTGCTACTGCCCAAACTTCTATTAGTAGCTCGCTTACAGGTATTCTTAATGCGCTTACCCCTCTCTGCACATTGCTACTGGGCGCCGCATTCTTTGGTCAGCCTATAACAGCTAAAAATGGCCTTGGGTTGGGTATTGGTTTTATCGGGTCTATTATTCTGATATTGGGAGGCACCGGTGGAGCACTTGGTGAGATTAATTTGTATGCACTACTAGTGGTGGGGGCAACCATTTGCTATGGACTTAATCTAAATATCATCAAAAATTATACGCCAGAACTGCACCCGGTAGTCATAACCAGTGTCTCTTTATTGATTGTAGGACCGTTGGCGGTAGGCTACTTATTTTCTTATACAGAATTTAGCACCCATGTACAGGCGTCTGAAGCATTTTGGCCACTGATGGCACTTATAGCGCTGGGTGTAATCGGCACTGCTCTGGCATTAATATTTTTTAACAAGCTGGTACAGATGCAAACTGCTGTATTTGCCAGCTCAGTCACTTATATAATACCTATTGTAGCGGTGGTGTGGGGAGTGCTGGATGGCGAGTCCCTATCTGTCTTTCACTTTTTAGGAATGGCCGCTATTTTATGTGGCGTATATGTAGCTAACCGCATGTAG
- the dusB gene encoding tRNA dihydrouridine synthase DusB, which translates to MVRIDKLELGEFPLLLAPMEDVSDPPFRAVCKENGADMMYTEFISADGLIRDAEKSVEKLDIYDYERPIGIQIFGDKIDPMRQAAAIAEEAGPELVDINYGCPVKKVACKGAGAGILLDLPKMQAMTAEIVKQVKLPVTVKTRLGWDDNSIKILEVAKRLQDVGIQALTIHGRTRKQMYKGVANWDYIAEVKHHPDIHIPIFGNGDIDSPEKALEYKNKYGVDGIMIGRAAIGYPWIFREIKHFLKTGEKLAPPSMKERVETAKKHLQFSVEWKGERKGIFEMRRHYTNYFKGIHGFKPYRMQLVESDSAAEIFEILDQVGEEFEGFFRQQAVVSA; encoded by the coding sequence TTGGTACGGATTGACAAACTAGAACTTGGAGAGTTTCCTTTGCTGCTTGCACCTATGGAAGATGTTAGCGACCCGCCTTTTCGTGCGGTATGTAAAGAAAACGGAGCAGACATGATGTATACAGAGTTTATCTCCGCGGATGGACTTATTCGTGATGCTGAAAAAAGTGTAGAGAAACTTGATATCTACGACTATGAACGTCCAATAGGAATACAGATTTTTGGGGATAAAATAGACCCTATGCGCCAGGCGGCCGCTATTGCTGAGGAAGCAGGACCAGAATTGGTAGACATCAATTATGGCTGCCCGGTAAAAAAAGTAGCCTGCAAAGGTGCAGGAGCCGGCATATTGCTGGACTTACCCAAAATGCAGGCAATGACGGCTGAGATTGTTAAGCAGGTAAAGCTACCCGTGACTGTTAAGACCCGCCTGGGCTGGGACGACAACTCTATAAAAATACTGGAAGTGGCCAAACGCCTACAGGATGTTGGTATTCAAGCGCTCACTATTCATGGTCGTACCCGTAAGCAGATGTATAAGGGGGTAGCCAACTGGGATTATATCGCTGAAGTAAAGCACCATCCTGATATTCACATTCCTATTTTTGGCAATGGAGATATTGACTCCCCGGAGAAGGCGCTGGAGTACAAAAACAAATATGGGGTGGATGGCATTATGATCGGCCGTGCGGCTATTGGCTATCCGTGGATCTTCAGAGAAATTAAGCACTTTCTAAAAACTGGTGAAAAATTAGCTCCACCAAGTATGAAAGAAAGGGTAGAGACAGCAAAAAAACATTTACAGTTTTCGGTAGAGTGGAAGGGCGAAAGAAAAGGCATCTTTGAAATGCGTCGCCACTATACTAATTACTTTAAAGGAATACACGGTTTTAAGCCTTACCGCATGCAGTTGGTAGAGTCAGACTCTGCGGCAGAGATTTTTGAAATTCTGGATCAGGTAGGCGAAGAGTTTGAAGGGTTCTTTCGTCAGCAGGCAGTTGTATCCGCCTAA
- a CDS encoding serine hydrolase domain-containing protein, whose translation MIKFLHQWVVFSILPFFFLYNTATAQQAYFPEKHQWQQKSADDLGMDNTKLEEAVKFAIEHEYEGARDLRLAILKGFEREPYHQLAGPVKERGGPAGVIIKDGYIVASWGDVERVDMTFSVTKSYLSTIAGLALDDNLIRDIKDTVKAYVWDGTFEGEHNSKISWHHLLNQSSDWSGSLFGMHDWADRPPADGGIDEWKNRSFREPGTHFEYNDVRVNVLSYSLLHVWRQPLPMVLKTKIMDPIGASSTWRWYGYDNSFVNVDGSMMQSVSGGGHSGGGLFINTLDHARFGLLFLRNGQWKGKQLISEVWVNAVQQPSEANKSYGYMWWLNQGERKWDGVDTPLYYAAGFGGNFIVIDKANDLLIVTRWLNPPQIGEMVQKVMAAL comes from the coding sequence ATGATAAAGTTTTTACATCAATGGGTAGTATTCAGCATACTACCTTTCTTTTTTTTATACAATACCGCAACAGCACAACAGGCATATTTCCCTGAAAAGCATCAGTGGCAGCAAAAATCAGCCGACGACTTAGGAATGGATAATACCAAGCTGGAAGAAGCCGTTAAGTTCGCGATTGAGCACGAATACGAAGGCGCTCGTGATCTTAGACTAGCTATTCTGAAAGGTTTTGAGCGAGAGCCCTACCACCAGCTTGCCGGCCCGGTAAAAGAAAGAGGAGGCCCTGCAGGCGTAATTATAAAAGATGGGTATATAGTAGCTAGCTGGGGAGATGTAGAAAGAGTAGATATGACATTTAGTGTTACCAAAAGCTACCTGTCTACAATAGCTGGCTTAGCCCTGGACGATAACCTTATTAGGGATATAAAAGATACCGTAAAGGCATATGTTTGGGATGGTACCTTTGAAGGTGAACATAATAGTAAAATTAGCTGGCACCACTTACTAAATCAGTCATCGGACTGGTCGGGTAGCCTTTTTGGTATGCACGACTGGGCAGACAGACCTCCGGCGGATGGAGGTATAGATGAATGGAAAAATCGCTCGTTTAGAGAACCGGGGACACACTTTGAGTACAATGACGTGCGGGTAAATGTACTCTCTTATAGCCTGCTACATGTGTGGCGACAACCTCTACCTATGGTACTTAAAACCAAAATTATGGACCCGATAGGTGCTTCCAGTACCTGGCGCTGGTATGGCTACGACAACTCTTTCGTTAATGTAGATGGCAGTATGATGCAATCTGTAAGCGGCGGTGGACACTCTGGTGGAGGGCTATTCATCAATACCCTTGACCATGCACGCTTTGGTCTACTTTTTCTTAGAAATGGACAATGGAAGGGCAAGCAGCTTATCTCTGAAGTGTGGGTTAATGCCGTGCAACAACCTTCAGAGGCTAACAAAAGCTATGGATATATGTGGTGGCTCAACCAGGGTGAACGCAAGTGGGATGGCGTAGATACACCACTTTACTATGCAGCTGGTTTTGGAGGCAACTTTATTGTTATTGACAAAGCTAATGATCTATTAATCGTCACTCGCTGGCTCAACCCTCCACAGATTGGTGAGATGGTACAAAAAGTGATGGCGGCACTCTAA
- a CDS encoding phosphatidate cytidylyltransferase, with amino-acid sequence MISVLNKYNNITQRIITAVVGILLIIFSVYFSMWTYFALFFSICVLSQLEFYKLTGLDGMLPLKSTGTFAGAVIYCLSFFIESGMLEPKYYLVIFPLTASIFFIKLYKKADKKPFTNIAYTLCGIFYVAVPFALLNVIAFSRGVYSFQIVLGILSLFWASDSGAYFAGVKYGRTQLFARVSPKKSWEGSIGGAITALLTATLLSFFYQDLGAWQWLIVGAIIVVAGTYGDLVESLFKRSIAIKDSGSKLPGHGGFLDRFDGLLISSHFIMLFLKIF; translated from the coding sequence ATGATATCAGTTTTAAATAAATACAACAACATTACCCAAAGGATAATCACAGCTGTAGTTGGTATACTTTTAATTATTTTTTCAGTGTACTTCAGTATGTGGACGTATTTCGCACTATTTTTTTCTATTTGTGTGCTCTCTCAGCTAGAGTTTTACAAGCTTACAGGATTAGATGGTATGCTTCCGCTCAAGTCAACTGGTACTTTTGCCGGAGCTGTAATATACTGCCTGAGCTTTTTTATAGAGAGCGGTATGCTGGAGCCCAAATACTACCTGGTCATTTTTCCGCTGACAGCAAGTATTTTTTTTATCAAACTTTACAAAAAAGCTGATAAAAAGCCGTTTACTAATATAGCTTACACCCTTTGTGGTATTTTCTATGTGGCTGTACCTTTTGCCCTCCTAAACGTCATTGCCTTTTCCAGGGGGGTATACAGCTTTCAGATTGTGTTAGGCATACTTTCTCTATTCTGGGCCAGCGATTCTGGGGCTTATTTTGCCGGAGTTAAGTACGGCCGCACGCAGCTCTTTGCTCGTGTATCTCCCAAAAAATCTTGGGAGGGGAGCATAGGAGGCGCCATTACTGCCTTACTTACAGCTACTTTACTTTCTTTTTTCTATCAGGATCTTGGAGCGTGGCAATGGCTTATCGTTGGCGCTATTATTGTTGTGGCTGGAACCTATGGAGACCTGGTAGAATCCTTGTTTAAAAGGAGTATCGCAATCAAAGATTCGGGTAGTAAATTACCAGGACATGGAGGTTTTCTGGACCGTTTTGATGGCCTGCTAATCTCATCACACTTCATAATGCTTTTTTTGAAAATTTTTTAA
- the tsaE gene encoding tRNA (adenosine(37)-N6)-threonylcarbamoyltransferase complex ATPase subunit type 1 TsaE yields MADVQEEIEFHKLEDAPAVAQKIRNWAKDTKVWLFYGDMGVGKTTLIKAICNTWGVADTVSSPTFALVNEYQNAEGQTFYHFDFYRINEEEEAWNIGTEDYFYSGNYCFVEWPERIESLLPEKYIRLDIKQEADQSRRIYLSRHE; encoded by the coding sequence ATGGCTGACGTACAGGAAGAAATAGAGTTCCATAAGCTGGAAGATGCACCTGCGGTGGCCCAAAAAATACGCAACTGGGCTAAAGATACCAAGGTCTGGCTATTTTACGGTGATATGGGAGTTGGCAAAACCACGCTGATAAAGGCGATTTGCAATACATGGGGAGTAGCCGATACAGTTTCCAGCCCTACGTTTGCCCTGGTTAACGAATATCAGAACGCTGAAGGGCAAACTTTCTATCATTTTGACTTTTATAGAATAAATGAAGAGGAGGAAGCCTGGAATATCGGTACAGAAGACTATTTTTACTCAGGAAATTACTGCTTTGTAGAATGGCCAGAACGTATAGAGAGCCTGCTTCCTGAAAAATATATACGCCTAGACATAAAACAGGAGGCTGACCAAAGCAGAAGAATCTATCTATCAAGACATGAGTGA
- a CDS encoding putative signal transducing protein produces the protein MMDSKWQKVYTTQMMYRAEIVKAVLEDHNLNPVLVDKQDTSYHFGNIEVYVSPDEVMNAMKIIEDDISFK, from the coding sequence ATGATGGATAGCAAGTGGCAAAAAGTATACACTACCCAAATGATGTACCGGGCAGAAATTGTAAAGGCAGTGTTAGAAGACCATAATTTAAACCCCGTGTTGGTAGATAAACAGGATACTTCTTATCATTTTGGAAATATAGAAGTATATGTGTCGCCGGATGAAGTAATGAATGCTATGAAAATCATTGAAGATGATATCAGTTTTAAATAA
- a CDS encoding Glu/Leu/Phe/Val family dehydrogenase: MNYVEPAPIKDKENPFESMMSRFHIASQALGLNDEVYNVLKTPVKQVIVSLPITMDDGSIRVFEGYRVVHSNILGPSKGGIRYDMGVNLDEVKALAAWMTWKCAVVDIPYGGAKGGIRCNPRQMSSGEVERLTRAYTQEMINIFGPDRDIPAPDMGTGPNEMAWLMDEFSRAHGMTVNAVVTGKPLVLGGSLGRTEATGRGVMVSAFAAMERLKINPYKASVAVQGFGNVGSWAAMLMEERGCKVVAISDVSGAYYNPDGINIKEAVKYRTANNGSLEGFVGGELIDGGELLTLDVDILVPAAMEDVITVRNAENIKAKLIVEGANGPTSAKADDIINSKGILVVPDIMANAGGVTVSYFEWVQNRLGYKWTHDRVNRRSDRIMKDAFEKVYQTAIKYGVSMRIAAYIVAIDKVANTYKYRGGF, from the coding sequence ATGAATTATGTAGAACCGGCTCCCATAAAGGATAAAGAAAATCCTTTTGAGTCTATGATGTCGAGATTCCATATAGCCTCACAAGCTTTAGGACTGAATGATGAAGTGTATAATGTATTAAAAACTCCGGTAAAGCAGGTAATCGTTTCTTTGCCAATCACAATGGACGATGGTTCTATCAGGGTGTTTGAAGGTTACAGGGTAGTCCACTCTAATATTCTTGGCCCTTCTAAAGGAGGAATCCGCTATGATATGGGTGTAAACCTGGATGAGGTAAAAGCCCTGGCGGCATGGATGACCTGGAAATGTGCAGTAGTAGATATACCTTATGGTGGTGCTAAAGGGGGAATCCGTTGTAATCCACGCCAAATGTCATCGGGCGAAGTTGAGCGTCTTACCCGAGCATATACTCAGGAAATGATCAATATTTTTGGTCCGGATAGAGATATTCCCGCTCCGGATATGGGTACTGGCCCCAATGAAATGGCCTGGCTGATGGACGAATTCTCTCGTGCCCATGGTATGACGGTAAATGCGGTAGTAACTGGTAAGCCTCTGGTATTAGGTGGCTCTCTGGGCCGTACTGAAGCAACTGGCCGTGGGGTAATGGTTTCTGCTTTTGCGGCTATGGAAAGACTGAAAATAAACCCTTACAAAGCATCAGTTGCGGTGCAGGGTTTTGGCAATGTAGGCTCATGGGCTGCTATGCTTATGGAAGAGAGAGGGTGTAAGGTGGTAGCAATTAGCGATGTATCAGGTGCTTACTATAATCCTGATGGTATTAATATTAAAGAGGCAGTAAAGTATCGTACAGCAAACAATGGCAGTCTGGAGGGGTTTGTAGGCGGAGAATTAATAGATGGGGGCGAACTGCTGACTCTAGATGTGGATATACTGGTACCTGCCGCTATGGAAGACGTAATTACCGTACGTAATGCAGAAAATATAAAAGCAAAGCTGATAGTAGAAGGGGCAAATGGACCTACATCTGCCAAAGCTGATGATATTATTAACAGTAAAGGAATATTAGTAGTGCCTGATATTATGGCTAATGCTGGCGGAGTAACGGTATCTTACTTTGAGTGGGTACAAAACCGTTTGGGCTACAAGTGGACGCACGATAGGGTAAACCGTCGTTCGGATAGAATTATGAAAGATGCATTTGAAAAAGTATACCAAACAGCTATCAAGTACGGAGTGTCTATGAGAATTGCCGCCTATATTGTAGCGATTGACAAAGTAGCCAATACCTACAAATATCGTGGTGGCTTCTAG
- a CDS encoding alanine dehydrogenase, translating to MSDQYKSGFKELAKEQALYPQEQLLKVKEGNKSLNMGIPCEISMQENRIMLTPESIAVLTSNGHEIMVEAGAGAASKFTDNEFSEAGAKIVYSAREALEANIILKVEPPTLDEIEKIKPGSTLISALQMGNQTPDYIHALNKKKITAIGYEFLEDKVGGMPVVRAMSEIAGNTVMSIASHYLSSVANGKGMILGGITGVPPTKVVILGAGTVGEYAARSAIGLGAQVQVFDNQLYKLRRIKHALGQQVATSTMDISTLSESLEDADVVIGAVRSEKGTNRMIVTEEMVANMKEESVIIDVSIDQGGCIETSHLTSLKNPVFRKYNIIHYCVPNIASRVARTATNAFSNIFTPILLQTADLGGIEEMIFHHRWFMHGVYTYHGSLTNAAIGKKFGLKFRDLNLLMAARF from the coding sequence ATGAGTGATCAATATAAATCCGGCTTTAAAGAGCTGGCTAAAGAGCAGGCCTTATACCCTCAGGAGCAGCTACTCAAAGTTAAAGAAGGCAACAAATCTTTGAATATGGGCATACCATGCGAGATTTCTATGCAGGAAAACCGCATTATGCTCACTCCGGAGTCTATCGCAGTACTAACTTCCAACGGGCACGAAATTATGGTAGAAGCCGGTGCCGGTGCTGCCTCCAAGTTTACGGATAATGAGTTTAGCGAAGCTGGGGCCAAAATTGTGTACTCAGCGAGAGAAGCTCTTGAAGCCAACATCATTCTTAAGGTGGAGCCTCCCACGCTGGATGAAATAGAAAAAATTAAGCCTGGATCTACCCTAATATCTGCTCTGCAAATGGGTAACCAGACTCCCGACTACATTCATGCACTTAATAAAAAGAAGATAACCGCTATTGGTTACGAGTTTCTGGAAGACAAAGTAGGAGGCATGCCGGTAGTTAGAGCTATGAGTGAAATTGCCGGCAATACTGTGATGTCTATCGCTTCTCACTACCTCAGTAGTGTGGCCAATGGTAAAGGGATGATACTGGGAGGTATCACTGGGGTCCCTCCTACCAAGGTAGTCATATTGGGCGCAGGCACAGTCGGTGAATACGCAGCACGCTCCGCCATAGGCTTGGGTGCTCAGGTACAGGTATTTGACAACCAGCTTTATAAATTACGCCGCATCAAACATGCGCTGGGCCAGCAGGTAGCTACTTCTACTATGGATATTTCCACCCTAAGTGAGTCACTAGAAGATGCAGATGTAGTTATTGGGGCTGTACGATCCGAAAAAGGAACCAATCGTATGATTGTAACCGAAGAAATGGTTGCTAACATGAAAGAGGAGTCCGTAATAATTGACGTGAGCATAGACCAGGGCGGGTGTATAGAAACTTCTCACCTTACTTCACTCAAGAACCCGGTTTTTCGTAAGTACAATATTATTCATTACTGTGTACCCAACATTGCTTCGCGGGTAGCCCGTACCGCTACCAATGCTTTTAGCAATATTTTTACCCCTATACTTTTACAAACAGCAGACCTGGGAGGTATAGAGGAAATGATCTTTCATCATCGCTGGTTTATGCACGGCGTTTACACCTACCACGGCAGCCTTACCAATGCCGCTATTGGCAAAAAGTTTGGTCTTAAGTTCCGCGACCTGAACCTATTGATGGCCGCACGTTTCTAA